From Serratia fonticola:
GAAAGTCGACGCCGGATTGGATGGAGCGGTCGTGCTGGGCGATAGCTCTACGGCCAGCGCTGCTGTGGCAACGACGGGTGTGACCCTCAACGGTAAAGACTATGCCTTCGCCGGGACTACACCGACCAGTTCGGTCAGCGTAGGAGCTGTGGGCGCAGAACGGACTATCACCAACGTGGCCGCAGGCCGTCTGAATGGTGACAGCACCGATGCGGTGAACGGTTCACAACTGTTTGCCACCAACCAGGCGATCGATGGCCTGCAAGGCGGCAGCGTTCAGTATGATAAGCATACTGACGGCACGGTGAACTACAACAACGTAACGTTGGGTGGCGACACCTACGACAACAGCACCCACACCGGTGGCACCACTATCACCAACGTGGCGGATGGTAAGGCACCAAGCGACGCGGTTAACTTCTCGCAGTTGACCGAAACCAACAACAACGTGACCAATCTGGGCGATACCGTTACCAACCTGGGTGACACTGTTACCAACCTCGGCGATACCGTTACCAACATCAACGACCACGGCACCAAGTACTTCCACGCCAACTCAACTGGCACGGATTCTGTGGCTTCGGGGATTGATGCAGTGGCAATCGGTATGGGCGCAGTGGCCAGTGCTGACGGCAGCGTTGCTTTGGGCGCAGGTTCTCTGGCCGATGGCAGCACGCTGGCACATGAAGCCTACCTGGTAGGTGGCACAGCGAAGGGGGAAGTGAACGTGGGCGATCGTCGTATTACCGGGTTGGCTGCCGGTGCTGACGACGCGGATGCGGTCAACGTGGCACAACTGAAACAGGTTGCCACTGAATCGGTTGCCGATGTTGTTAAATATGACAACAGTACCCACAACAACATCACCTTGGATGGCAACACTTACGACAACAGCACGCATACCGGTGGTACCACCATCACTAACGTGGCGGACGGTAAGGCACCAAGCGATGCGGTGAACTATTCACAGCTGACCGAAACCAACACCAACATCACCAACCTGGGTGATACCGTTACCAACATCAACAACAAGGGCACCAAGTACTTCCACGCCAACTCTACCGGCACGGATTCTGTCGCCACGGGCATTGATGCAGTAGCAATCGGTATGGGCGCAGTCGCCAGTGCTGATGGCAGTATCGCTTTGGGCGCAGGTTCTCTGGCCAACGGCAGCACTTTGTCTCACCAGGCGTATCTGGTTGGCGGGACTGCGAAGGGTGAAGTGAACGTGGGCGATCGTCGTATTACCGGGCTGTCTGCCGGTGCGGACGATGCAGATGCGGTGAACGTCGCGCAGCTGAAACAAGTGACCTCCGGTGCGGTTGCCGATGCGGTGATGTATGACAACAGCACCCATAACAACATTACCCTGGGCGGCACCACTTACGACAACAGCACGCACACCGGCGGTACCACCATCACTAACGTGGCGGACGGTAAAGCACCAAGCGACGCGGTTAACTACTCTCAATTGACCGAGACCAATAACCAGGTGGCCATCAACACCACCAATATCACTAACAACACCAATGACATTAATGGGTTGAAGGATGATGCGTTGCAGTGGGATGCCAAAGCCAACGGGGGCAAAGGGGCTTACAGTGCCAACCATATGGGTAATGGCCCTGCCAAGATCACCTACGTCGCTGCAGGGGATATTAGTGCCACCAGTACCGATGCGGTGAACGGTTCGCAGCTGTTTGGCTTGCAGACTGAAATCACCAACATCACTAACAATGGGGTCAAGTACTTCCACGCCAACTCAACGGCGGCTGACTCCAAAGCTGTGAGCGCCGAGTCAATTGCGGTGGGGGGTAATGCACAAGCTTCCGGTGTGAGTTCCATCGCCATGGGCAGCAATGCTCAGACCAGCACTGACCATTCAGTGGCTATCGGTGGTTCAAGCAGCGTGACCGGTAAGACCGGTACGGCAATTGGCGATGGTGCCATCGTAACGGCGGATAACGCTGTGGCGCTGGGGGCTGGATCGGTTGCGGATCGGATGAACTCGGTTTCTGTGGGCTCCAAAGGTAAGGAACGCCAGATCACCAACGTGGCTGCGGGTACTGAGGATACCGATGCGGTGAACCTGGCTCAGTTGAAGCAGGTATCGGGTGATATCACCAATATCGACAACTCAGTGAAGCAGAACAGCACGGATATCACCAATATCCAAAACGGTACCGACGGCATGTTCCAGGTTAAGAATACTGACAACCTGCCGAAACCGAGTGTGACGGGTAATAACTCGGTTGCCGGTGGTGCGGGCTCCAAAGCGTCGGGTAACAACAGCATGGCGGTGGGCACGTCGTCCACAGCCTCTGGTGCCAACTCAGTCGCGTTGGGTAACGGGTCTTCTGCCACTGCGGAGAACTCGGTCGCTCTGGGTTCTGGCTCGGTAGCGGATAGAACCAACAGCGTGTCTGTCGGTTCTGCCGGTAACGAACGTCAGATCACCAACGTGGCAGCCGGTACCAAAGGCACGGATGGCGTTAACGTCAACCAGTTGACCAGCGGTATCAACGAGTCGAAAGAGTATACCAACAGCAAGTTTAGCGACCTGAAAAACCAGGTTGATAAGCAAAACGACAAGTTGGAAGGCGGGATTGCCGGTGCGATGGCGATGGCAAGTATGCCACAGCCATACTCAGCAGGGGCCAGCATGTTCAGCATGGGTGGCGCCAGCTACGGTAGCCAGGGTGCAGTAGCAATGGGTGTGTCAACCATTTCCGACAACGGCAAGTGGGTGACCAAACTGCAAGGGACCACGACCACGCAAGGGGATGTAGGTGTCGCAGTAGGGGTAGGTTATCAATGGTAAAACGTTAATTTAATCGATAACCGTAATGTACAAGCTCTGGTGGCGGCAACGTCACCAGAGCAACAGTAAAAACTCTTAAACTAGGCGGACTTATGTTTTCTTTTTCCAAAAGCGCTCGTGTGGTTCTGGCGGCAGCCATTGTGCTCTCCATGTCGGGATGTACTCGTAGTATCAGCCAGGTAGACAATGCCGGGCATACCGCAAACCCGGTTTTCCCGCAGATGGACAACGCAACCCGTAAAGAGGGGAGCTACGTCAATCTGGATAACCTCAATATGATCAAGCCGGGCATGACCAAAAACCAACTCTATCAACTGATCGGTGCGCCTCATTTCTCTGAGGGGGTATTCGGTGTGAAAGAGTGGGATTACATTCTGAAGTTCAGAATGGCCAGCGGTAATGATTTGGTTTGTCAGTACAAAGTGGTGTTCGATCAGGATCTGATCGCGCAGTCCTTCTTCTTCCAACCAGAAAACTGCCTGGAAAAATTGAAGGCGGCTCCAACTGTCGTGAAGCATGAGGCTCCATCTTCACCGGTGACTTTCAATGCCAACATGCTGTTTGGTTTTAACAGCGCGGTATTGTCGGCGGCAGGGGTTAATGAACTGACGGGGTTTGCGAACAAAATCAAGCAAACCAACCTGAATGAAAAGAGCATCATCATTATCGGCCATACCGATCGTCTGGGTAGCAAAGCTTATAATCAGCAGCTTTCCTTAAAGCGTGCCGAATCTGTGCGCGATCTGTTGGTGTCAAACGGCATCAGCCGTCAGATTATTCAGGTGGAGGGGGCAGGAGCCTCCGAGCCGTTAGTCGCTTGCCCAGGCAAAAAATCGGCGAAAGTGGTTGAGTGTTTGGCACCTAACCGCCGGATCGTGATTGAGTTCACCAGCAAATAAGCTATTCAGGACAGATAAGATGAAATCGAAATTTTTAGCCAGGTCTGCCGTATTATTACTAGCCAGCGTTTGGGGTTTTAGTGCTCAGGCAGCGAGCAGGGATTATGTTGTTTCTTATCCTAGTTCATCATTAATCAGCGAAACGCTGCTGGAAATGACGCCATCGGTCAATAATGAGCGTAATGACCTGATGATGAAGCTGGTGTGCGATCTGGCTAGAAATGAGAAGAGTCAGGCTGAGGTAGACACTTATCTGCAAAGAAACGGTGTCGACGTCAGCCAAATTCCAGCCAGCGGAAATGCCTTGTCGTTATTGGTGAATGGTGAAACTCAGAAACAGAAAGCCGCGTGTGCCAGCTATATTGCCACCTCGGTGATCCTGCCTGGGGATAACAAATACTTGTACCAAGGGGTTAATGTTGCCAATAAAGACAAAACCCTCAGCGTGAAACAAGAGGTTGACCAGGATAAGCTTAATCAGGTTATGCGTACCCGGATGGCAATTGCCGAAGCCAATGCAGAGTTTTATTCGTTGATGGGCAATGCCTTGGCTGACAAGGGGAATATGAGTTACGCCGCGTATAAAAACCAGATTTTCGACATGTTTACCGAATTGGCTCCGTTCTACCTGGATCGTGTTAAGCAGCTGTATGGTGGCAAGAAGGGGGATATTACCGTACTCAGCCTGTCAAACAGTGATTACCGCGTGATGGATGACAAGGGTTACGTGATGTCTTTCTCCCAGGGGGCGTTTGAGCTGGAAGTTAAAGGCATTACCTGGTTTGGCAATGGCAAGCTGCTAGGTAAAGACTACTATCTTGATGTGCCCTACTTTAGCCGCGCGGCGACTAATGCCGAACCTAAAGGTAAGGCATCCAAAAAACGTAAGTGATCTCTATCTTATCGAGGGGCCCAGTGGTTAACCACCGAGCCCCTTTCTATATCCCTGTCATAATATTGATAATGTCATTCAGCACCGGATCATCGCGATCGTTTCTGTGGATATGACAATAGAGGGCGTATTTATCATTGTCGAAAATATTGCAATCCAAGGATTGCATTGAGAATAAGTCACAAAATAAAGGGGCGACAAACTCAGGGACAATGGTGATGGCATCTGAGTGCGAAGTGTGCAAAACCGCATTAATCAGTGAGTCACTCAGGTAGGTTCTGCGGATGCTTTTTTCCGTGAACCAGGCGAGTAAGGGATTTTCTGCCGAATTCACACCGTCACGACTCATCCAACCAAATTTTTTTTCCTGCGCCAACTGCTCCATGCCAGACTTATTATTGATCCTTGGATGATCATTTCTAAATAATGCCACTAGTTTGATCGCAGGTAAGGGTTTTTTTACGATGGACCGGTCATTGCCCAGATGAAACCCTATATCCATATCGATCTGTTTGCTTCTTAACTGCTCCAGACATTGTTCCGCATCATTAGGGTATGAGTAGAACTCAAAGGTATAGCCATTTTGATATTTTTCATCATTAAGTATTTGATGTGATAGCCAAAAATCAAATATTGAGTTAGTTCTAATACGGATGGTTCTTATCTGTGATGAAGAGGTGGAGTTGCCTCCAAGATCGAGTGTCTTCAGCGTTGCATTCAGTTCATCGAGCAGTGGCTGGGTGTTGTTGTAGAGGTTCATTGCCAATAGTGTCGGTTTGACACCGCTGCTGGTGCGGATCACGATAGGATCAGAGAAATGCTCTCTGAGTTTGTTGAGCGCGTAGCTGATAGATGAGCTACTGAGCCCAAGCCGCTCCGCGGCTAGTGTGGCACTGCCTGTTTCTATCACGCTGCTCAAGATGGTTAACAGATTTAAGTCTAATCTAGGATTTTTTTCATCGTTCATATTGTGAGTCATGGACCTTAACCTTGTTATCGCTTGCCAGAGAGTGGGTCTATCCCTTTACCAACTGTGCTTCCCGCCATCTTGTTACGGCGTCTTCAAGTATAGTATTGAAGTGAGTGACTTTTAGAAATGTTTACTTACATCAAAAGACATCTGTTAGCTGATTGAAAATTTCAGATTCAGCTGAAAGTATAGGCGGGTAGCGGAAGGGAGACGTCAGGACTAGCAGTCATTATGTCTAACATATTTATGTGAAAATCGTAGAAACAGGGACGTGCGAATCATTATTGATATGTAATCAGGAAGGTTCTTAGGGTATTTCTTTCATAATACCATGATTTATAATGATTTTTAAAAAATCAAAAAACACATTTTTACTCCCTGGTTTGCCGTGAAGGTGTCTTGCGCGTTTAATGACGTTATCAAGCACGTTGGGTAACTGCAATTTTATTTATGGGATTTTTCCTATTTTTAATAAATGTATTCTTAATGACTCTTTTGACGCATTAAGAGATAGTGTTAAAAATGAAGGAAAATTCTCAATAAAATTTCCTCGTTAGCCGGGATGCGCAGTTTTACGTAAAATGGAAAGATGATGTTAAATATTATCATGTTTAGTGATTGTGAACTCATTCGTTATGCATTTAATAAATTAGTTGATGATTTAGTCTCATCAAATAAATATCTTGGTAAAGAAGTTAACATCACTCTGTGTAAAAGCATTTCCAGCGTGACGGATGAAGTCATACAAAAAGAGAACTCCATGGTGATTTTAGACGTGGATGATATTTTTTATTCCGATCGTATTGACTTCATTAATAAACTAAAGGGCAATAATCAGGGGAGTGTTATCGTTACGTTATGTAAAGATGATGATGCGAGCGATAATTATCAACTGCTATCACTTTTTTCTGATGTTGTCTTGAAGAAAAAATCGGATGTTGAAACTATTACGCGTACCATAGAAAAGTTGTTGACTAAAATGGATAACCCGTATAGCGAACTTCATAATGTCATCAGCCATATAGGGAATATGCGTTTCTTCGCACTGACCAAAAGAGAGAATGACATTCTGAAAAGAATTCTCTCCGGCATGAAGAACAAGGAAATTGCTGATGAGTTATTTATTAGCAGTAAAACGGTGGGCACGCACCGCTCTAATATCTATAGCAAGTTTCATGTTAGAACCATTACCGAACTTTATTTCAAATTGAAATCAGATTCATTGATTAGGTAGTCAGGGATGTGATGCTGTTACTAGTCCGTGAGGGGTAAAATGAATAACCTGATGCTCATCAGTGGTTGCCAGTACTTATTGCTGGGGCTTAGATGTTTGTATGAACAGAAAACCGAAAGTAGCGGAAGATGTCTGGAATACCATTCGTTAAAAGCCTGTGACGAGTACAACCTTGAAAACACGGTGGTGATCGTTGATATTCGGGATAATTACTTTGAATCATTCCGTTTGCTGCAGGTTTTTCGTTGTAAAAATCCCGAAGCAAAAATCATCGTGATATTATCCTGCCATTCAAGTATTTACTTTAAATTGACCAGTAATGGGCTTGCCAACGGCATTGCGACGATCAGAGATCCCATTGATGAATTGATTGGACTAATCTTCGCCGTATCCAGCAGTGAAAGTTTGATAACCAAAGCCATCTCGCAGGAGAGAGAAAGCTCCACCTATGACCGCGTGGAAAAGATCTCCATGACGCCTTGTGAAATCACGGTGTTTGATTCCGTGATGAAAGGGGTCAGCTTGTCGACACTGGCCTGCCTGGATGGCAGAAGCATTAAAACACTCAGTCATCATAAACGTAACCTGATGAGAAAGTTCGGTATTATTACCAATATGGAGCTTTATCGCCTGGCAAAGGACCAACTGAGAATTTGATGGCCTCGTTAGGGTAATTTCCTTCAATACTCCCCCGTGGTAACCCGGCACGCTGGCACCTGTAATTATCTTCTACAGGTGCTGACTATGACGCTTTACCTCTCTATGGCCGCTTTTGCGTTGGCCTCCTCTATTACTCCTGGTCCGGTAAACATCGTGGCACTTAGCTGTGGCGCGCAGTTTGGCTTTACGACCAGCCTGCGGCATGTGACCGGTGCGACCTTGGGTTTCACGTTATTGCTGGTGTCGGTTGGCTTGGGAATGCATGAAGTGCTTACCTTATGGCCGGGGCTGACCACCGTGATCCTCTGGGGCGGCGTAGCCTTTCTGCTCTATATGGCCTATCAGCTTGCAGCGGATGACGGGACACTAAGCCAGGGCAATCGGCAACAAACTCCCTCTTATTGGTATGGTGCCTTGCTGCAATTGCTGAACCCCAAGGCTTGGCTGGCTTCTGTTGCCAGTATGGGAGCCTTTGTCGGTGATGGGGAGATGCATCTGCTGTGGCAATTTGCTGCGCTCTACTTTGTGATTTGCTACCTGTCGATAGCCTGTTGGGCCTACGCTGGGGCGATGCTTAGCGGCCTGTTGCAACGGGCGCACAATCTGCGCCGCTTTAACCGTTTGATGGCGCTGCTGCTGGCGTTCAGCGCCTGTTACTTGCTGGCCGAAGGGATCTGATACTGGCCGGGGGTGGCTGCCAGCAACTGCTTGAAGGTGCGCTGAAAGTGCGCCTGATCGGCAAAACCGCTTTCGTTGGCGGCGGCCGCAATGGATAAGCCCTGTTTCAGTAGCCGCTGGCCGTGCTGCACGCGCTGATTGACCAGGTAGGCATGAGGAGTCATGCCGTAGCGCTTCTTGAAAGCGCGGATCAGATAAGAAGGGGAGAGGGCCGACGCTTGGCAGATCGCCTCCAACGTCAGCGACTGGGTACAATGAGCACGGATAAACGCCGCAGCCATTTCCAATTTAGGGGTCATATCCTGCTGTAAAACCGGAGACTCGCCAAGTAACTGCGGCAGGTTACTGAAGTAATCCACCAGGGCGATCTGCTTTTCCAGATGGCAACAGAGTGGATCGGTCAGTACCCCATACAGTTGATTCAGGCCGCTAAACAGCGCCTTATCCTGGCTGATAATCTGCTTGAATGGCACAAAGCCGCTGCTAGGGTCCTGCTGTAGCGTTGCCAACCAGTGCTGGTCGATATAAAACATGGTATAGGCCCAACGCTGGTCACCAATGGGGTTGCAGCCGTGCGCCTGCTGCGGGTTGATGATCACCACGTCACCGGTTTTAACCTGTAGGTGCTGGTCGCCGTTAACATAGGTGCTGGTGCCGGCGGTGATGGTACCAATACAGAAGAACTCGTGGCTA
This genomic window contains:
- a CDS encoding LysR family transcriptional regulator, producing the protein MTHNMNDEKNPRLDLNLLTILSSVIETGSATLAAERLGLSSSSISYALNKLREHFSDPIVIRTSSGVKPTLLAMNLYNNTQPLLDELNATLKTLDLGGNSTSSSQIRTIRIRTNSIFDFWLSHQILNDEKYQNGYTFEFYSYPNDAEQCLEQLRSKQIDMDIGFHLGNDRSIVKKPLPAIKLVALFRNDHPRINNKSGMEQLAQEKKFGWMSRDGVNSAENPLLAWFTEKSIRRTYLSDSLINAVLHTSHSDAITIVPEFVAPLFCDLFSMQSLDCNIFDNDKYALYCHIHRNDRDDPVLNDIINIMTGI
- a CDS encoding LysE family translocator yields the protein MTLYLSMAAFALASSITPGPVNIVALSCGAQFGFTTSLRHVTGATLGFTLLLVSVGLGMHEVLTLWPGLTTVILWGGVAFLLYMAYQLAADDGTLSQGNRQQTPSYWYGALLQLLNPKAWLASVASMGAFVGDGEMHLLWQFAALYFVICYLSIACWAYAGAMLSGLLQRAHNLRRFNRLMALLLAFSACYLLAEGI
- a CDS encoding OmpA family protein encodes the protein MFSFSKSARVVLAAAIVLSMSGCTRSISQVDNAGHTANPVFPQMDNATRKEGSYVNLDNLNMIKPGMTKNQLYQLIGAPHFSEGVFGVKEWDYILKFRMASGNDLVCQYKVVFDQDLIAQSFFFQPENCLEKLKAAPTVVKHEAPSSPVTFNANMLFGFNSAVLSAAGVNELTGFANKIKQTNLNEKSIIIIGHTDRLGSKAYNQQLSLKRAESVRDLLVSNGISRQIIQVEGAGASEPLVACPGKKSAKVVECLAPNRRIVIEFTSK
- a CDS encoding AraC family transcriptional regulator, which produces MSQYAPQFWRDERLPFVEARHVEDGRKLCYALHSHEFFCIGTITAGTSTYVNGDQHLQVKTGDVVIINPQQAHGCNPIGDQRWAYTMFYIDQHWLATLQQDPSSGFVPFKQIISQDKALFSGLNQLYGVLTDPLCCHLEKQIALVDYFSNLPQLLGESPVLQQDMTPKLEMAAAFIRAHCTQSLTLEAICQASALSPSYLIRAFKKRYGMTPHAYLVNQRVQHGQRLLKQGLSIAAAANESGFADQAHFQRTFKQLLAATPGQYQIPSASK
- a CDS encoding helix-turn-helix transcriptional regulator encodes the protein MLNIIMFSDCELIRYAFNKLVDDLVSSNKYLGKEVNITLCKSISSVTDEVIQKENSMVILDVDDIFYSDRIDFINKLKGNNQGSVIVTLCKDDDASDNYQLLSLFSDVVLKKKSDVETITRTIEKLLTKMDNPYSELHNVISHIGNMRFFALTKRENDILKRILSGMKNKEIADELFISSKTVGTHRSNIYSKFHVRTITELYFKLKSDSLIR
- a CDS encoding LuxR C-terminal-related transcriptional regulator, coding for MNNLMLISGCQYLLLGLRCLYEQKTESSGRCLEYHSLKACDEYNLENTVVIVDIRDNYFESFRLLQVFRCKNPEAKIIVILSCHSSIYFKLTSNGLANGIATIRDPIDELIGLIFAVSSSESLITKAISQERESSTYDRVEKISMTPCEITVFDSVMKGVSLSTLACLDGRSIKTLSHHKRNLMRKFGIITNMELYRLAKDQLRI